One region of Callithrix jacchus isolate 240 chromosome 16, calJac240_pri, whole genome shotgun sequence genomic DNA includes:
- the LOC128929829 gene encoding uncharacterized protein LOC128929829, which yields MERRGRGRRRGRREGRGKGGRHPEGSRGQTGEGLGEVKGAESLRGGVLTGGNREMRGLGEDRLRGTKLKVLKRQAKRPGARRRKEARVHTAGKVLRALHFSGPEPWCALVPNPLCPLSGEEPSALQSRTPRAGRPATESRHRTQLLTARKAAGGTPAGKFRHNGACSFLSQL from the exons ATGGAGAGGCGAGGgcgagggaggaggagggggagaagggaggggcgGGGAAAAGGCGGTCGCCACCCCGAGGGTAGCCGAGGCCAGACGGGAGAAGGGCTCGGAGAGGTAAAGGGCGCCGAGTCGCTGAGGGGAGGGGTTCTCACTGGAGGTAACCGAGAGATGCGGGGGCTTGGAGAAGACCGGCTGCGGGGAACGAAGCTGAAGGTTCTGAAGCGCCAAGCGAAAAGGCCAGGTGCAAGGAGGCGAAAGGAGGCCAGAG TGCATACAGCAGGAAAAGTCCTGCGAGCCCTCCACTTCTCCGGGCCGGAGCCCTGGTGCGCGCTCGTCCCAAACCCGCTCTGCCCGCTTTCCGGAGAGGAACCCAGCGCACTGCAGAGCCGGACGCCCAGGGCTGGACGCCCAGCCACCGAGTCACGCCACAGGACGCAGCTACTCACCGCGCGCAAAGCGGCTGGGGGGACCCCCGCAGGGAAATTCAGGCACAACGGAGCCTGCTCCTTTTTATCGCAACTCTAA